From Sporosarcina sp. 6E9, a single genomic window includes:
- a CDS encoding thiazolylpeptide-type bacteriocin, with product MGQALLEIDAMMDISNLLAEIDSIDVMEVSESMMLSETGATSGSSSSGSTSCCGSCSCISCGS from the coding sequence ATGGGACAAGCATTATTAGAAATAGACGCAATGATGGATATTTCAAATTTATTAGCTGAAATTGATTCGATTGATGTAATGGAAGTATCGGAATCCATGATGCTTTCTGAAACAGGGGCTACAAGTGGATCAAGTTCATCTGGAAGCACATCATGCTGCGGTTCATGTTCATGTATTAGTTGCGGAAGTTGA
- a CDS encoding thiazolylpeptide-type bacteriocin — protein MVTAQLEVDTMMDISNLLAEIDSIDVMEVSESMMLSETGATSGSSSSGSTSCCGSCSCISCGGG, from the coding sequence ATGGTAACAGCACAATTAGAAGTAGACACAATGATGGATATTTCAAATTTGTTAGCTGAAATTGATTCAATTGATGTAATGGAGGTATCGGAATCCATGATGCTTTCTGAAACAGGGGCTACAAGTGGGTCTAGCTCATCTGGAAGTACATCATGCTGTGGTTCATGTTCATGTATTAGTTGTGGTGGCGGTTAA
- a CDS encoding rhodanese-like domain-containing protein, whose protein sequence is MKKVSWIIFAALLLLTGCGTEEGYVTVDISQVQQLQEEGAIVLDVREAEEFTEGHIIGAINAPLSELKTGERAVLDKNQSYIVICRSGSRSKEASELLIKDGYDLVNVSEGMSSWSGEVEY, encoded by the coding sequence TTGAAAAAGGTTAGCTGGATAATTTTCGCTGCTCTATTATTGCTAACGGGTTGCGGGACAGAGGAAGGATATGTAACTGTTGACATTAGTCAAGTTCAGCAGCTACAAGAAGAGGGGGCGATTGTTCTTGATGTCCGAGAGGCAGAAGAGTTTACTGAAGGACATATTATTGGAGCGATAAACGCACCCTTATCTGAGCTTAAGACTGGTGAGCGTGCAGTATTGGACAAAAACCAATCCTATATTGTGATTTGCCGAAGCGGCAGCAGATCAAAAGAAGCAAGTGAACTTTTAATCAAGGATGGCTATGATTTAGTTAACGTCTCAGAGGGGATGTCGTCTTGGAGCGGTGAAGTAGAATACTGA
- a CDS encoding lantibiotic dehydratase: MRKNPISYKNMAGFSDEKLVQNIHHYLSQYENFVMKNNEVVEELEDIFGRTKNNKILNYKRRIYNQKNVQLDQVPEEIMEIVVNYKQQIDEIINLENQLENAFIEMEQTHREKLWELFNNHDEITNPLPLVSYEMYHKLNKYLEILPHKHKAQHRKLDSTLLRILARSAYKTSPFSSFTGIELKKFGNSINEKNEEQVYKLDMNFYILQKIIQLISQDDEFISQMTYRFAGEAHNENEMEITIRQDINRGKIFNNIEHHFKISNNAVFQALSSSNKPLTYQEVIDILSRFTSEENAHILFKEGLLKKGILYPDIELDEYSNDTFQKFYETISRFDEKSSKRTVILTSIKNIAQHLQKYKHATYQERFRIYTMITKELAPVEQLFNYSFSKENIFYEDYLIKNSQESFAIDPSLLHDISYIQKIAILTSIPLQFRYEFAHKYRQLHKQNLTPIGSGEMRQLFLDVVAMFSNWTNVLAPVDGLESKGAKVMEEIKEGFNKHLFHIKKQGNSAEIDKEKVEKWFAYLMKTMHLTITPLSSTVLFQKEEDHYILNKLYAGNLKLFIRYFQFDRDIYSDIDFEKYIEATFPEDLLEIREGFGFNANHHERFINNRLMIPHSKTHAADESVKSSENLYYKYNEQTEMLDIVEQSNPDVPLNIDYIGSLVDYMLPQSIRMLTTALSPRYDAGFFDLWEMPKKITGIVVDHIPRFTLGKLTIMRKKWLLYVENMIKEGNKSDYDHYLAIIKRFKADKLPLEFFISKHIVGETFNFESTNRSEMKPQYMNLYSPLFVKEFKKLIKDEKYIIIEEFYPKKSHETHNMEYQIEVNLSEES, from the coding sequence ATGAGAAAGAATCCAATCTCATATAAAAACATGGCGGGATTTTCAGACGAAAAACTCGTTCAGAATATCCACCATTATTTATCGCAATATGAAAATTTTGTGATGAAAAATAATGAAGTGGTTGAAGAGTTGGAAGATATCTTTGGACGTACAAAAAATAATAAAATATTAAATTATAAAAGGCGAATTTATAATCAAAAGAATGTCCAACTGGACCAAGTACCAGAAGAAATTATGGAAATCGTAGTGAACTACAAACAACAGATTGATGAAATAATAAATTTAGAAAATCAACTAGAAAATGCTTTTATAGAAATGGAACAGACCCATAGAGAAAAGTTATGGGAGTTATTTAATAACCATGATGAAATTACAAATCCACTCCCATTAGTAAGTTATGAAATGTATCATAAGTTAAACAAATATCTGGAAATACTACCGCATAAGCATAAAGCGCAACATAGAAAACTTGATAGTACATTACTACGAATTCTGGCGAGATCTGCATATAAAACAAGCCCATTTAGTTCTTTTACAGGAATCGAATTAAAGAAATTTGGTAATTCAATAAACGAGAAAAATGAAGAACAAGTATATAAACTAGATATGAATTTTTATATACTACAGAAAATTATTCAGCTGATTAGTCAAGATGATGAATTTATCTCCCAAATGACATATCGTTTTGCAGGCGAAGCGCATAATGAGAATGAAATGGAAATAACCATTCGGCAAGACATAAATAGAGGAAAGATATTCAATAATATTGAACATCACTTCAAAATATCTAATAATGCAGTTTTTCAAGCATTATCATCATCCAATAAACCCTTAACCTATCAAGAAGTCATTGACATATTATCACGTTTTACTAGTGAAGAAAATGCACATATCTTATTTAAAGAAGGTCTCTTGAAAAAAGGGATACTTTATCCTGATATAGAATTAGATGAGTATTCCAATGATACCTTTCAAAAATTTTATGAAACCATTTCTCGTTTTGATGAAAAATCAAGTAAACGTACCGTTATCTTAACGTCCATAAAAAACATAGCGCAACATTTACAGAAGTACAAACATGCAACCTATCAAGAACGGTTTCGCATCTACACTATGATTACAAAAGAACTTGCCCCCGTGGAACAGTTATTTAATTATTCGTTTTCCAAAGAAAACATCTTTTACGAAGATTATCTAATTAAAAATTCCCAAGAATCATTTGCAATTGATCCCTCACTACTTCATGACATCTCATACATTCAAAAAATAGCTATACTCACAAGTATTCCACTTCAATTTAGATATGAATTTGCACATAAGTACCGCCAATTACATAAACAAAACCTGACTCCGATTGGTTCGGGGGAGATGAGACAATTATTCCTTGACGTGGTTGCAATGTTTAGTAATTGGACTAATGTTTTGGCTCCAGTAGACGGTTTAGAGTCTAAGGGCGCAAAAGTTATGGAAGAAATTAAAGAAGGCTTCAATAAACATTTATTTCACATTAAAAAACAAGGGAATTCAGCTGAAATTGATAAGGAAAAAGTCGAGAAATGGTTCGCTTATTTAATGAAAACCATGCATTTAACGATTACCCCATTATCATCGACTGTATTGTTTCAAAAAGAAGAAGATCATTATATTTTAAATAAACTATATGCTGGAAATCTTAAATTATTTATTAGGTACTTTCAATTTGACCGTGATATATATTCAGATATAGACTTTGAGAAATATATCGAAGCCACTTTCCCAGAGGACTTATTGGAGATTAGGGAAGGATTTGGGTTTAATGCGAATCATCATGAACGTTTTATTAACAATCGATTAATGATTCCACACAGTAAAACACACGCAGCGGATGAATCTGTGAAATCGAGTGAAAACTTATACTATAAATATAATGAGCAGACAGAAATGTTGGACATTGTGGAACAGTCAAATCCAGATGTACCCCTAAATATTGATTATATTGGTAGTTTGGTAGATTATATGCTTCCACAAAGTATTCGAATGTTAACGACAGCGCTATCACCGAGGTATGATGCAGGATTTTTTGATTTGTGGGAAATGCCCAAAAAAATTACAGGAATTGTCGTTGATCATATTCCAAGGTTTACGCTTGGTAAATTAACGATTATGCGGAAAAAATGGCTGTTGTACGTGGAAAACATGATAAAAGAAGGAAATAAATCCGACTATGATCATTATCTGGCAATTATTAAACGGTTTAAGGCAGATAAGCTGCCGTTAGAGTTTTTTATAAGTAAACACATTGTAGGTGAAACATTTAATTTTGAATCTACAAACAGATCGGAAATGAAGCCGCAGTATATGAACCTATACTCGCCATTGTTTGTAAAAGAATTTAAAAAACTAATTAAAGATGAAAAGTATATTATTATCGAAGAGTTTTATCCGAAAAAATCACATGAAACTCATAATATGGAGTATCAGATTGAGGTGAATTTAAGTGAAGAGTCTTGA